A single window of Pseudoduganella plicata DNA harbors:
- the senA gene encoding selenoneine synthase SenA produces MNSITASFRYARTQQLADALTNARHYTLDLFDCFAQAGLDVARNVPQLSIVNPPLWELGHTAWFAEWFVLREALSSHPADAQSGSLLSKGDDWFDSNTVPHRSRWNLDLPSTGGVKTYCHEVLDRVLDKLSREPNTDAALYPYRLALAHEDMHGEAYLYTLQTLGLQAPPHLMQGEPTPVAPGEIGFPGGTIQLGCGPEANGFLFDNEKMAHAVRVEPFRMDGSLVTNAQYRDFVADGGYDNRQFWSDAGAAWLMRQERSAPRYWQREGGDWITVRFGRPATLAPHEPVRHVCLYEAQAYCAWANRRLPTEAEWEYAAMYGHPALRWGQLWEWTASPFEPYPGFVPDRYREYSQPWFGTHQVLRGASFATPSRFGSARFRNFFKPERDDIFSGFRTCAWK; encoded by the coding sequence ATGAATTCCATTACCGCTTCATTCCGCTACGCCCGCACCCAGCAGCTTGCCGACGCCCTGACGAACGCGCGGCATTATACGCTCGACCTGTTCGATTGCTTTGCGCAGGCGGGCCTGGACGTGGCACGCAACGTGCCGCAGCTGTCGATCGTCAACCCACCATTGTGGGAACTGGGCCATACCGCATGGTTCGCGGAGTGGTTCGTGCTGCGCGAAGCGCTGTCCAGCCATCCTGCCGACGCGCAATCGGGCTCGCTGCTGAGCAAGGGCGACGACTGGTTCGACTCGAACACGGTACCCCATCGCAGCCGCTGGAACCTGGACCTGCCCAGTACCGGCGGCGTGAAGACCTACTGCCACGAGGTGCTGGACCGGGTGCTGGACAAGCTGTCGCGCGAACCGAACACGGACGCGGCGCTGTATCCGTACCGGCTGGCGCTGGCGCATGAGGACATGCATGGCGAGGCGTACCTGTACACGCTGCAGACCCTGGGCCTGCAGGCGCCGCCGCACCTGATGCAGGGCGAGCCGACGCCGGTGGCGCCGGGCGAGATTGGCTTCCCGGGCGGAACGATCCAGCTGGGTTGCGGGCCTGAAGCGAACGGTTTCCTGTTCGATAACGAGAAGATGGCCCATGCGGTGCGGGTCGAGCCGTTCCGCATGGACGGGTCGCTGGTGACGAACGCGCAATACAGGGATTTCGTGGCCGACGGCGGTTACGACAACCGCCAGTTCTGGAGCGATGCCGGGGCGGCGTGGCTGATGCGGCAGGAGCGCTCGGCGCCCCGCTACTGGCAGCGCGAAGGGGGCGACTGGATCACGGTGCGCTTCGGCCGCCCCGCCACGCTGGCGCCGCACGAGCCGGTGCGCCACGTCTGCCTGTACGAGGCGCAGGCATATTGCGCGTGGGCCAATCGCCGTCTGCCAACGGAAGCCGAGTGGGAGTATGCGGCAATGTACGGCCATCCCGCGCTGCGCTGGGGCCAGCTGTGGGAATGGACGGCGTCGCCGTTCGAGCCTTACCCCGGCTTCGTGCCGGACCGCTACCGTGAGTACTCGCAGCCGTGGTTCGGCACCCACCAGGTGCTGCGCGGCGCGTCGTTCGCCACGCCGTCGCGCTTCGGCTCCGCCAGGTTCCGCAACTTCTTCAAGCCCGAACGCGACGACATCTTCTCGGGCTTTCGCACCTGCGCCTGGAAGTAA
- the fdx gene encoding ISC system 2Fe-2S type ferredoxin has protein sequence MPRITVLPHSDHAPLGASMRVDPGTSICDALLANQVGIEHACGKVGACTSCHVIVREGGSSLAPASEKEEDMLDRAWGLEKRSRLSCQAIVADADLVVEIPRYSLNHAREDG, from the coding sequence ATGCCTAGGATCACCGTGCTCCCGCATTCGGACCATGCTCCCCTTGGGGCTTCGATGCGTGTCGATCCGGGAACCAGCATCTGCGATGCGCTGCTGGCCAATCAAGTCGGCATCGAGCATGCGTGCGGCAAGGTGGGTGCGTGCACAAGCTGCCATGTCATTGTTCGCGAAGGTGGCTCGTCGCTGGCGCCGGCAAGCGAGAAGGAGGAGGACATGCTTGACCGGGCCTGGGGCCTGGAGAAGCGCTCGAGGCTGTCCTGCCAGGCCATCGTTGCCGACGCCGATCTTGTCGTCGAGATCCCGCGATATTCACTGAATCACGCCAGGGAAGACGGGTAG
- a CDS encoding S9 family peptidase, whose protein sequence is MRFRLLVTGAALAASAAATAAPRGLTVEDLVNMERVGSPVLSPDASRVVYTVRSTNMEKNRGNTQLWMIDLRAARPVPQQLTSHDASATDPEWSASGDAIYFLSARAGSPQVWRLPANGGEAIKVTDLPVGVDSFRISPKGDRLAVTLAVFRDCADLACSKKRGDEQEKSKATGKLYDAMFVRHWDTWNDGRRNVLYSVPLDGAGKASSAVVSLSGALDGDVTSKPFGDRSEYTFSPDGQRIVFAVRVAGKSEAWSTNFDLYDVPAAGGAAPRNLTSDNPAWDTRPQFSPDGKTLAYLAMKRPGFEADRFHLVLQDVASGRKRVLAESWDRSIADYRWRADGKALLANADDIGQHRLFAIDASNGKVTALTGKGYVADFDTRRDTVVLSHATLAGGAQLYKRGASAGGEQAGTQLTNVNAARLADVRMGEYEQFSFAGANGETVYGHVMKPWNAQPGQKYPVAFLVHGGPQGSFGNSWSYRWNPQVYAGAGYATVFIDFHGSTGYGQKFTDSISGDWGGKPLEDLKKGLAAAGQKFPWLDTANACALGASYGGYMMNWIEGNWSDGFKCIVNHDGVFDQRGMGYSTEELWFTEWENGGTPYDNPEGYEKFNPVHHVAKWKTPMLVIQGDLDFRIPTAQALGTFSALQRRGIESKLLVFPDENHWVLKPANSVQWHHTVIGWLDDHLKKK, encoded by the coding sequence ATGAGATTTCGCCTGCTGGTAACCGGCGCCGCCCTTGCGGCCAGCGCCGCTGCCACCGCCGCGCCGCGCGGCCTGACCGTCGAAGACCTGGTGAACATGGAGCGCGTCGGCAGCCCCGTGCTGTCGCCGGACGCGTCGCGTGTCGTCTACACCGTGCGCAGCACAAACATGGAAAAGAACCGCGGCAATACGCAGCTGTGGATGATCGACCTGCGCGCCGCCAGGCCGGTACCGCAGCAGCTGACGTCCCATGACGCCAGCGCCACCGATCCGGAATGGTCCGCCAGCGGCGACGCCATCTACTTCCTCTCCGCCCGTGCCGGTTCGCCGCAGGTCTGGCGGCTGCCCGCCAACGGCGGCGAAGCGATCAAGGTCACCGACCTGCCGGTTGGGGTGGACAGCTTCCGCATCTCGCCCAAGGGCGACCGCCTGGCCGTCACGCTGGCCGTGTTCCGCGACTGCGCGGATCTCGCCTGCAGCAAGAAGCGCGGCGACGAACAGGAGAAAAGCAAGGCAACGGGCAAGCTGTATGACGCCATGTTCGTGCGCCACTGGGACACGTGGAACGACGGCCGCCGCAACGTGCTGTACTCGGTCCCGCTCGATGGCGCGGGCAAGGCATCGTCCGCCGTCGTCAGCCTGTCCGGCGCCCTCGATGGCGACGTGACGTCGAAGCCGTTCGGCGATCGCAGCGAATACACGTTCAGCCCGGACGGCCAGCGCATCGTCTTCGCCGTGCGCGTGGCGGGCAAGTCCGAGGCATGGTCGACCAACTTCGACCTGTACGACGTTCCGGCGGCAGGCGGCGCGGCACCGCGCAATCTGACGTCCGACAATCCGGCCTGGGACACCAGGCCGCAGTTCTCGCCGGACGGCAAGACGCTGGCCTACCTGGCGATGAAGCGCCCGGGTTTCGAGGCAGACCGCTTCCACCTGGTGCTGCAGGACGTCGCGTCCGGCAGGAAGCGCGTGCTGGCCGAGAGCTGGGACCGTTCGATCGCCGACTACCGCTGGCGCGCCGATGGCAAGGCGCTGCTGGCCAACGCCGACGACATCGGCCAGCACCGCCTGTTCGCCATCGACGCCAGCAACGGCAAGGTGACGGCACTGACGGGCAAGGGCTACGTGGCGGACTTCGACACGCGCCGCGACACCGTCGTGCTGTCGCACGCAACGCTGGCCGGCGGCGCGCAACTGTACAAACGCGGCGCCAGCGCCGGCGGCGAGCAGGCCGGAACACAGCTCACCAACGTGAACGCGGCGCGCCTGGCCGACGTACGCATGGGCGAATACGAGCAGTTCTCGTTCGCCGGCGCGAACGGCGAAACGGTCTATGGCCACGTGATGAAGCCGTGGAACGCACAGCCGGGCCAGAAGTACCCCGTGGCTTTCCTCGTGCATGGCGGCCCGCAGGGCAGCTTCGGCAACTCGTGGAGCTACCGCTGGAACCCGCAGGTCTACGCCGGCGCCGGCTATGCGACGGTATTCATCGACTTCCACGGCTCGACCGGCTATGGCCAGAAGTTCACGGACTCCATCAGCGGCGACTGGGGCGGCAAGCCGCTGGAAGACCTGAAAAAAGGCCTGGCGGCGGCCGGCCAGAAGTTCCCGTGGCTCGATACGGCCAACGCCTGCGCACTGGGCGCCTCGTACGGCGGCTACATGATGAACTGGATCGAAGGGAACTGGAGCGACGGCTTCAAGTGCATTGTCAACCACGACGGCGTGTTCGACCAGCGCGGCATGGGCTACTCCACCGAGGAACTGTGGTTCACGGAATGGGAAAACGGCGGCACGCCGTATGACAATCCGGAAGGCTACGAGAAGTTCAACCCGGTCCATCACGTGGCCAAGTGGAAGACGCCGATGCTGGTGATCCAGGGCGACCTCGATTTCCGCATCCCGACGGCGCAGGCGCTGGGCACCTTCAGCGCACTGCAGCGCCGCGGCATCGAGAGCAAGTTGCTGGTGTTCCCGGACGAGAACCACTGGGTGCTCAAGCCTGCCAATTCGGTCCAATGGCACCATACCGTCATCGGCTGGCTGGACGATCATCTGAAGAAGAAGTAA
- a CDS encoding catalase family protein, with protein sequence MHAPIEYDPRFEVQEGDEGDTQAELLDVLHGIADTTFRDTGQPLRSVHAKSHGLLRATLHVPPGLPRTLAQGMFGEPGTYPVVMRLSTTPGDLLPDDVSTPRGMGLKVIGVRGERLPGSENDVTQDFVLVNATTFLNAGPKSFLAGLTALAATTDKAPALKQALSGALRKVEGLLERSGTDSAGLKSLGGHPATHPLGDTYHSQTAILYGRYMAKVALVPVAVGLTQLHGTGIDVKADPDALRHAVCDYFAQQGGEWELRVQLCTNIEEMPIEDAASEWPESVSPYVTVARIVAPPQIGWSDTLSAAIDEGLSFSPWHGLAAHRPLGSVNRVRKAAYEMSARLRGRRRGAAITEPRSIDEIPFGP encoded by the coding sequence ATGCACGCGCCCATCGAATACGATCCCCGTTTTGAAGTGCAGGAAGGCGACGAAGGCGACACCCAGGCCGAATTGCTCGACGTCCTGCACGGCATCGCCGACACGACGTTCCGCGACACAGGCCAGCCGCTGCGCAGCGTCCACGCGAAGAGCCACGGCCTGCTGCGGGCCACGCTGCACGTACCGCCCGGGCTGCCGCGCACGCTGGCGCAAGGCATGTTCGGCGAACCGGGCACCTACCCTGTCGTGATGCGCCTGTCCACCACGCCGGGCGACCTGCTGCCCGACGATGTCTCGACGCCCCGCGGCATGGGGCTGAAGGTCATCGGCGTGCGCGGCGAACGCCTGCCGGGCAGCGAGAACGACGTGACCCAGGACTTCGTGCTGGTCAACGCGACGACATTCCTGAACGCCGGTCCGAAGTCGTTCCTGGCCGGGCTGACGGCCCTGGCCGCGACTACCGACAAGGCGCCCGCGCTGAAGCAGGCCCTGTCCGGCGCGCTGCGCAAGGTCGAGGGACTGCTCGAACGCAGCGGCACGGACAGCGCGGGACTGAAGAGTCTGGGCGGCCATCCCGCTACCCATCCGCTGGGCGACACCTACCACAGCCAGACGGCAATCCTGTATGGCCGCTACATGGCCAAAGTGGCGCTGGTGCCCGTCGCCGTCGGCCTGACGCAGCTGCACGGCACCGGCATCGACGTCAAGGCCGATCCGGACGCGCTGCGCCATGCTGTCTGCGACTACTTTGCCCAGCAGGGCGGCGAATGGGAGCTGCGCGTGCAGCTGTGCACCAATATCGAAGAGATGCCGATCGAGGACGCCGCCTCCGAATGGCCGGAAAGCGTCAGCCCGTACGTGACGGTCGCGCGCATCGTCGCGCCGCCGCAGATCGGCTGGAGCGACACACTGTCCGCGGCGATCGACGAAGGCCTGAGCTTCAGCCCATGGCACGGCCTGGCGGCACACCGCCCGCTGGGCTCCGTCAACCGCGTGCGCAAGGCCGCGTACGAGATGTCGGCCCGGCTGCGCGGAAGGCGCCGGGGCGCCGCCATCACGGAACCGCGCTCGATCGACGAGATTCCCTTCGGCCCCTGA
- a CDS encoding Glu/Leu/Phe/Val family dehydrogenase produces the protein MTSHALPSYLNPDDLGPWGQYLQQIDRVTPHLGSLSRWVETLKRPKRILTVDVPIERDDGSIAHFEGYRVQHNMSRGPGKGGVRFHQDVTLSEVMALSAWMTVKNAAVNVPYGGAKGGIRVDPKTLSRGELQRLTRRYTSEISLIIGPTKDIPAPDVNTNEQVMAWMMDSYAMIEGNLSTGVVTGKPISLGGSLGRREATGRGVFVVGREAAAKRGVAIAGARVAVQGFGNVGGVAATMFAEAGAKIVAVQDHTGTVVHPAGLDVALLHKHVAEAGGVKGFPGAEAFMDRDAFWDIESDILIPAALEQQITAENAPRIRTKIMLEGANGPTTPEADDILNDKDILIVPDVLANAGGVTVSYFEWVQDFSSFFWSEEEINARLTRIMQDAFGAVWDVAQDKKVSLRTATFILACTRVLQAREVRGLYP, from the coding sequence ATGACGAGCCACGCACTGCCTTCCTACCTGAACCCCGACGACCTTGGCCCATGGGGCCAGTACCTGCAGCAGATCGACCGCGTCACGCCACACCTGGGCAGTCTGTCGCGCTGGGTCGAAACCCTGAAGCGACCGAAACGCATCCTGACCGTCGACGTGCCGATCGAGCGCGATGACGGCTCGATCGCCCACTTCGAAGGCTACCGCGTGCAGCACAATATGTCGCGCGGCCCTGGTAAAGGCGGCGTGCGCTTCCACCAGGACGTGACGCTGTCCGAGGTGATGGCCCTGTCGGCCTGGATGACGGTCAAGAACGCGGCCGTCAACGTGCCCTACGGCGGTGCCAAGGGCGGCATCCGCGTCGATCCGAAGACGCTGTCGCGCGGCGAACTGCAGCGCCTGACGCGCCGCTACACCAGCGAAATCAGCCTGATCATCGGCCCGACCAAGGACATCCCGGCACCGGACGTCAACACCAACGAACAGGTGATGGCATGGATGATGGACTCGTACGCCATGATCGAAGGGAACCTGTCGACGGGCGTCGTCACGGGCAAGCCGATCTCGCTGGGCGGCTCGCTGGGGCGGCGTGAAGCCACGGGCCGCGGCGTGTTCGTCGTCGGTCGCGAAGCGGCCGCCAAGCGCGGCGTGGCCATCGCCGGCGCCCGCGTCGCCGTGCAGGGCTTCGGCAACGTGGGCGGTGTCGCCGCCACGATGTTTGCCGAGGCAGGCGCGAAGATCGTCGCCGTGCAGGACCACACCGGCACCGTCGTGCACCCGGCCGGCCTGGACGTCGCGCTGCTGCACAAGCACGTGGCCGAAGCGGGCGGCGTCAAGGGCTTCCCCGGCGCGGAAGCATTCATGGACCGCGACGCCTTCTGGGACATCGAGTCGGACATCCTGATTCCGGCCGCGCTGGAACAGCAGATCACGGCGGAAAACGCGCCGCGCATCCGCACCAAGATCATGCTGGAAGGCGCCAACGGCCCGACCACGCCGGAAGCGGACGACATCCTGAACGACAAGGACATCCTGATCGTGCCGGACGTGCTGGCCAACGCCGGCGGCGTGACCGTGTCGTACTTCGAGTGGGTGCAGGACTTCTCCAGCTTCTTCTGGTCCGAGGAAGAGATCAATGCGCGCCTGACCCGCATCATGCAGGACGCGTTCGGCGCCGTCTGGGACGTGGCGCAGGACAAGAAGGTATCGCTGCGTACCGCCACCTTCATCCTGGCGTGCACCCGCGTGCTGCAGGCGCGCGAAGTGCGCGGCCTGTACCCGTAA
- a CDS encoding LysR substrate-binding domain-containing protein encodes METKWLEDFISLVETNNFSRSAQLRHVTQPAFSRRIQSLENWLGTDLIDRTTFPTRLTPAGVVFYEQALEMLGQINNVRELLRHQRAAARTTIDLAVPHTLSLTFVPKWITGLEAEFGAINSRLMALNVHDAVLQLVDGGCDLLLCYHHPRQPVQLDPGRYDMLVMGREALRAYARCDKARQPELTLPGRKAAPLPFLSYTTNAYLGRMVDLILADARPALYLDKRYETDMAEGLKMMALEGRGIAFLPESAVTREVKQKLLARADAGGNWEIEMEIRLYRERPSAARPGKPIVAHLWDFLTERLQPPTSKRRVPASER; translated from the coding sequence ATGGAAACGAAGTGGCTGGAAGACTTTATTTCGCTGGTGGAGACGAACAACTTCAGCCGCTCGGCGCAGTTGCGCCACGTGACGCAGCCGGCTTTCTCGCGGCGCATCCAGTCGCTGGAAAACTGGCTGGGGACGGACCTGATCGACCGCACGACGTTCCCTACCCGCCTGACGCCGGCCGGCGTCGTCTTCTACGAACAGGCGCTGGAGATGCTGGGCCAGATCAACAATGTGCGCGAGCTGCTGCGCCACCAGCGCGCGGCGGCGCGCACGACGATCGACCTGGCCGTGCCGCACACCTTGTCGCTGACGTTCGTGCCGAAGTGGATCACGGGTCTGGAAGCGGAATTCGGCGCCATCAACAGCCGCCTGATGGCGCTGAACGTGCACGACGCCGTCCTGCAGCTGGTCGACGGCGGCTGCGATCTGCTGCTGTGCTACCACCATCCGCGCCAGCCCGTGCAGCTGGACCCGGGCCGCTACGACATGCTGGTGATGGGCCGCGAAGCGCTGCGCGCCTATGCCCGCTGCGACAAGGCGCGCCAGCCGGAACTGACGCTGCCAGGCCGCAAGGCGGCGCCGCTGCCCTTCCTGTCCTACACGACCAACGCTTACCTGGGCCGCATGGTCGACCTGATCCTGGCGGACGCCAGGCCGGCGCTGTATCTGGACAAACGCTACGAGACCGACATGGCGGAGGGACTCAAGATGATGGCACTGGAAGGCCGCGGCATCGCGTTCCTGCCCGAGTCGGCCGTCACGCGCGAGGTAAAACAGAAGCTGCTGGCGCGTGCCGACGCAGGCGGCAACTGGGAAATCGAGATGGAGATCCGCCTGTACCGCGAGCGGCCATCGGCGGCCCGGCCGGGCAAACCGATTGTCGCGCACCTGTGGGATTTCCTGACCGAGCGCCTGCAGCCGCCGACGTCGAAACGGCGCGTGCCGGCATCGGAACGCTGA
- a CDS encoding MFS transporter: protein MSAQQTDGPWRNANLRWLLAGSALSLTGDQFTLIALPWLVLGLTGDPLALGVVVALMSVPRAIFILPGGALVDRHSPRAVMMLTKYASAVLLGTLAALTWTGHVTLAAVYLLALAIGLAQAFAMPSGTAMLPRAVPGPLLPAANGLMMGLRQLSMLAGPLLAALLLAVAPAGSAGGTDMRTLGLAFAIDCVTFLLSAWTLARVRPLPGARRDSASEPVLRAVGTGLAMVWRDVPLRTCFLYWSLVALFVGGAMQVALPLLASDTLGSAPAYGFLMAAHGGGMLLGMAAATLTPRLKVVTFGAMLLAGDAVAGLLLMLLGGIDATWQGAGLLLALGALAGFLQVAIFTWIQRRVPPHMLGRAMSIFLFIFMGLAPLSAAATGWVLQHITLGQLFTCSGGALIVCAAFAWLWTPMRTIALTPEAPAKS from the coding sequence ATGAGCGCGCAGCAAACCGACGGCCCGTGGCGCAACGCCAACCTGCGCTGGCTGCTGGCCGGCAGCGCGCTGTCGCTGACCGGCGACCAGTTTACGCTGATCGCCCTGCCCTGGCTCGTCCTGGGGCTGACGGGCGACCCGCTGGCGCTGGGCGTTGTCGTCGCGCTGATGAGCGTGCCACGCGCCATCTTCATCCTGCCGGGCGGCGCGCTGGTCGACCGCCACTCGCCCAGGGCCGTCATGATGCTGACGAAATATGCCAGCGCAGTGCTGCTCGGTACGCTGGCCGCGCTCACGTGGACCGGGCACGTCACGCTGGCAGCCGTCTACCTGCTCGCACTGGCCATCGGGCTGGCGCAGGCGTTCGCCATGCCGTCCGGGACGGCGATGCTGCCGCGTGCCGTCCCGGGTCCGCTGCTGCCGGCGGCCAACGGCCTGATGATGGGGCTGCGCCAGTTGTCGATGCTGGCCGGCCCTTTGCTTGCGGCCTTGCTGCTGGCGGTCGCCCCGGCCGGATCGGCGGGCGGTACCGACATGCGCACGTTGGGACTGGCGTTTGCCATCGACTGCGTCACCTTCCTGCTGTCGGCATGGACGCTGGCGCGGGTGCGTCCGCTGCCCGGCGCCAGGCGGGACAGCGCCAGCGAACCGGTTCTGCGCGCCGTCGGCACGGGTCTGGCGATGGTATGGCGCGACGTCCCGCTGCGCACGTGCTTCCTGTACTGGAGCCTGGTCGCGCTGTTCGTCGGCGGCGCCATGCAGGTGGCGCTGCCGCTGCTGGCCAGCGACACGCTCGGCAGCGCGCCCGCCTACGGTTTCCTGATGGCCGCGCACGGCGGCGGCATGCTGCTGGGGATGGCAGCCGCGACGTTGACGCCGAGACTGAAGGTCGTCACGTTTGGCGCAATGCTGCTGGCGGGGGACGCCGTGGCCGGCCTGCTGCTGATGCTGCTGGGCGGGATCGACGCGACGTGGCAGGGCGCGGGGCTGCTGCTGGCGCTCGGCGCACTGGCGGGCTTTCTGCAAGTGGCAATCTTTACCTGGATCCAGCGGCGCGTACCGCCGCACATGCTGGGCCGGGCTATGAGCATCTTCCTGTTCATCTTCATGGGCCTGGCACCGCTGTCGGCCGCCGCCACCGGCTGGGTGCTGCAGCACATCACCCTGGGCCAGCTGTTCACGTGCAGCGGTGGCGCGCTGATCGTCTGCGCCGCCTTCGCCTGGCTGTGGACGCCAATGCGCACCATTGCGCTGACCCCGGAAGCACCCGCCAAAAGCTGA
- a CDS encoding MarR family winged helix-turn-helix transcriptional regulator: MIQLQTADGAADAALDFCLRLARAHATIIRRLDTVLGGHHGLSFGDFMLLHHLSKAPGGRLRRVDLAERQGLTASGVTRTLLPMEKTGLVARLADERDARVGFAAITPAGHNLLDNAMLTARETCAELLRHAPQDQLDALRAVLGNIVGPGA, encoded by the coding sequence ATGATTCAATTGCAAACCGCGGACGGCGCTGCCGACGCCGCACTGGACTTCTGCCTGCGCCTGGCGCGTGCGCACGCGACCATCATCCGCCGTCTCGACACCGTGCTGGGCGGACACCACGGCCTGTCGTTCGGCGACTTCATGCTGCTGCACCACCTGTCGAAGGCGCCGGGCGGCAGGCTGCGCCGCGTCGACCTGGCCGAGCGCCAGGGACTGACGGCGTCCGGCGTTACCCGCACGCTGCTGCCGATGGAGAAGACGGGGCTGGTCGCGCGCCTGGCGGACGAACGCGACGCCCGGGTCGGCTTTGCCGCCATCACGCCGGCCGGCCACAACCTGCTGGACAACGCCATGCTGACCGCACGTGAAACCTGTGCAGAGCTGCTGAGGCATGCGCCGCAGGACCAGCTCGACGCGTTGAGGGCCGTCCTCGGCAATATCGTCGGGCCGGGCGCATGA
- a CDS encoding YcbK family protein, which translates to MNNRRSFLTKSVAVASALSMPALARAAVAAPHERSLRFYNTHTGETLRTLFWAEGQFIPEALQDINKLLRDHRSNTIATIDPALMLLVNKVSAQFGTNNVIHIISGYRSPETNEKLAAASGGVARHSMHLEGKAIDLRIPGVDLRNVHKAALALKGGGVGYYHNSQFVHMDTGRVRHW; encoded by the coding sequence ATGAACAATCGCAGATCATTTCTCACAAAATCCGTGGCCGTCGCCTCTGCCTTGAGCATGCCGGCCCTGGCGCGGGCCGCCGTGGCGGCGCCGCACGAGCGCAGCCTGCGTTTTTACAACACGCACACAGGCGAAACCCTGCGCACGCTGTTCTGGGCGGAAGGACAATTCATCCCGGAAGCGTTGCAGGACATCAACAAGCTGCTGCGGGATCACCGCAGCAACACGATCGCGACGATCGATCCGGCGCTGATGCTGCTGGTTAATAAGGTCAGCGCCCAGTTCGGGACGAATAACGTGATCCATATTATTTCCGGGTATCGCTCGCCGGAAACGAACGAAAAGCTCGCGGCCGCCAGTGGCGGTGTCGCCAGGCACAGCATGCACCTGGAAGGCAAGGCCATCGACTTGCGCATTCCCGGCGTCGACCTGCGCAACGTGCACAAGGCCGCGCTGGCATTGAAAGGCGGCGGCGTCGGGTATTACCACAACTCGCAGTTCGTCCATATGGACACGGGACGCGTGCGGCACTGGTAG
- a CDS encoding M23 family metallopeptidase: protein MKWLLTLLLGIAIGVVGAVLYLGRDVASAGTPAPGPAVMPARAAAPPTASQGTAPPQAAAAVPLPPGELPEVVPPAPVSPVPAGVEMNIKPTLGALLVPVAGVSAKELTDTFNQARGSERRHEALDIVAAKGTPVLAAADGKVAKLFNSKQGGLTVYQFDPSEKYAYYYAHLDSYAPDLKEGQQLRRGQMLGYVGVTGNSDPNAPHLHFAIFELGADKKWWEGTPVNPYPHVTGAPR, encoded by the coding sequence ATGAAATGGTTGCTGACTTTGCTGCTGGGAATTGCGATCGGCGTCGTAGGCGCCGTGCTGTACCTGGGCCGTGACGTGGCGAGTGCGGGTACGCCCGCTCCCGGCCCCGCCGTGATGCCGGCGCGCGCCGCCGCACCACCAACGGCGTCCCAGGGCACTGCCCCGCCGCAAGCCGCCGCCGCCGTGCCACTGCCGCCCGGCGAGCTGCCAGAAGTCGTGCCGCCGGCGCCCGTCTCGCCGGTCCCGGCCGGCGTGGAGATGAATATCAAACCCACCCTGGGTGCGCTGCTGGTGCCTGTGGCCGGCGTCAGCGCGAAAGAACTGACCGATACGTTCAACCAGGCGCGCGGCAGCGAGCGGCGCCATGAAGCACTGGACATCGTGGCGGCCAAGGGGACGCCCGTGCTGGCGGCCGCGGACGGCAAGGTCGCCAAGCTGTTCAACAGCAAGCAAGGCGGCCTGACGGTGTACCAGTTCGACCCGTCGGAAAAATACGCGTACTACTATGCCCACCTGGACAGCTACGCGCCGGATCTGAAAGAAGGCCAGCAACTGCGGCGCGGCCAGATGCTCGGATACGTGGGCGTGACGGGGAACTCCGATCCGAACGCGCCGCATCTGCACTTCGCCATCTTCGAGCTGGGTGCGGACAAGAAATGGTGGGAAGGTACGCCCGTCAATCCCTACCCGCATGTGACCGGCGCGCCACGCTGA